In one Brevibacillus composti genomic region, the following are encoded:
- a CDS encoding dihydroorotate dehydrogenase yields MTIKQELDLTVNIGSLTLRNPIMPASGAFGEDMEQVIDFEQLGAVVPKSITKEPRKGNATPRVCETVGGMINSIGIQSKGIVYYLEHIVPYYRRYNTPLISSISADSIEEFVEMSEIIASREEVAALELNISCPNLKGNGLAFGMDPEITYRLLQAVRQVTDKPLIAKLTPNVTSIQEIAIAADEGGADSLNVANTILAMAIDVHTRKPKIGNGMGGLSGPAVKPIIVRMIYQVRQVSALPIIGCGGVMNGEDAIEMILAGASAVQVGTASFIQPTAMLDILEEIKQYMRTYGIANIKSLVGQVSATK; encoded by the coding sequence ATGACGATCAAACAAGAGCTGGATCTGACCGTCAACATCGGCAGTTTGACGCTGCGCAATCCGATCATGCCCGCATCGGGGGCTTTTGGCGAAGATATGGAGCAGGTCATCGATTTCGAACAGTTGGGGGCCGTCGTGCCCAAAAGCATCACCAAGGAACCGCGAAAAGGAAATGCCACCCCCCGCGTCTGCGAAACGGTAGGCGGCATGATTAATTCCATCGGGATACAAAGCAAGGGGATCGTCTATTATCTGGAGCACATCGTGCCGTACTACCGCCGTTACAACACGCCGCTCATCTCCAGCATCTCCGCCGATTCTATCGAGGAGTTTGTGGAAATGTCCGAGATCATCGCAAGCCGGGAGGAAGTGGCTGCGCTGGAGCTGAACATCTCTTGTCCCAATCTGAAAGGAAACGGCCTGGCCTTTGGGATGGACCCGGAGATTACCTACCGGCTGCTGCAGGCGGTGCGGCAGGTGACTGACAAACCGCTCATCGCCAAGCTGACGCCCAATGTGACCAGCATCCAGGAGATTGCCATCGCGGCCGATGAAGGCGGTGCAGACAGCCTCAACGTCGCCAATACGATCCTGGCGATGGCGATCGACGTGCACACGCGAAAACCAAAGATCGGCAATGGGATGGGCGGGCTGTCCGGACCGGCCGTCAAACCGATCATCGTCCGGATGATCTATCAGGTGAGGCAGGTCTCTGCCCTCCCGATTATCGGCTGCGGCGGCGTCATGAATGGAGAGGATGCCATCGAGATGATCCTGGCCGGAGCCAGTGCCGTACAGGTGGGGACGGCCAGCTTCATCCAGCCGACAGCGATGCTCGATATTCTGGAGGAAATCAAGCAGTACATGCGAACATATGGAATCGCCAACATCAAGTCGCTCGTCGGGCAGGTAAGCGCAACGAAATAG
- the allB gene encoding allantoinase AllB produces MKWDHIIRNGQVVTPQETYQADLYIKDGKIAAISPSSQPLPGTAAEETDAAGKYVLPGFMDIHVHSRDPGATYKEDFYHSSQAAAAGGITTIFEMPNTNPPINNVENFHKQVENLQGKAHVDFGIWAICLGHLNLADILPLHEAGVIGFKFFWGYAVHSKTYQLMYNYKEGMEDVIPPFKDGDVLDIFREAAKTGQVLAIHAESNDIIQHLTKKVEASGRRDYEALLEGRPNLAEIVTVQTGIAFAKETGARLHILHVSTGEAVDLIKQAQAEGYPITAETCPHYLFLDNEDFHTIGPAMKVYPPVKYKKDQLRLWQGIQEGVISVVCSDHAPHTEEEKDGDLWSIPAGMCGVETLAPLMLNAVHEGKLTLQQAVAVLSEQPAKLFGIYPQKGSLQVGTDADITIVDMDRPFTIKRENLHSKSKVTAYDGWSGTGSPVATIVRGQTVMRDGRIVSGPVGRLVKPQTKS; encoded by the coding sequence ATGAAGTGGGATCACATCATCCGCAATGGGCAAGTCGTTACCCCCCAAGAAACATACCAGGCCGATCTGTACATCAAAGATGGGAAGATCGCTGCCATCTCCCCCTCATCGCAGCCTCTACCGGGCACAGCAGCAGAAGAAACGGATGCAGCCGGAAAATACGTGCTGCCGGGCTTTATGGATATCCATGTCCATTCCCGCGACCCCGGCGCGACGTACAAGGAAGATTTCTATCACTCCAGCCAGGCTGCCGCAGCCGGCGGGATCACCACGATCTTTGAAATGCCCAATACCAATCCGCCGATCAACAACGTGGAAAATTTCCACAAGCAAGTGGAAAACCTGCAAGGAAAAGCGCATGTGGATTTCGGCATTTGGGCGATCTGCCTCGGCCATCTGAATCTGGCGGATATCCTGCCGCTTCACGAAGCGGGCGTCATCGGGTTCAAGTTCTTCTGGGGATACGCCGTGCACAGCAAAACCTACCAGCTGATGTACAACTACAAGGAAGGCATGGAGGATGTCATTCCGCCCTTTAAAGACGGGGATGTCCTGGATATCTTCCGGGAAGCGGCGAAGACAGGCCAGGTGCTGGCGATTCACGCGGAAAGCAATGACATCATTCAGCATCTCACCAAAAAGGTAGAGGCCAGCGGACGGCGGGACTACGAGGCGCTGCTGGAAGGGCGTCCCAACCTGGCCGAAATCGTCACAGTGCAGACCGGCATTGCGTTTGCCAAGGAGACGGGAGCGCGCCTGCATATCCTGCACGTCAGCACCGGGGAAGCGGTCGATCTGATCAAGCAGGCGCAAGCGGAAGGCTATCCGATTACGGCCGAAACCTGCCCGCATTACCTCTTCCTCGACAATGAGGATTTTCATACGATCGGCCCTGCGATGAAAGTGTATCCGCCGGTGAAGTACAAAAAGGATCAGCTGCGCCTCTGGCAAGGCATTCAGGAGGGCGTGATCTCCGTGGTCTGCTCCGACCATGCTCCGCACACGGAGGAGGAGAAGGATGGCGATCTCTGGTCGATTCCGGCGGGGATGTGCGGCGTCGAGACATTGGCTCCGCTGATGCTCAATGCCGTTCACGAGGGCAAGCTGACGCTGCAGCAAGCGGTAGCCGTCCTGTCCGAGCAGCCGGCCAAGCTGTTTGGCATTTACCCGCAAAAAGGATCGTTGCAGGTGGGCACCGACGCAGATATCACGATCGTCGACATGGATCGTCCGTTTACGATCAAACGAGAAAATCTGCACAGCAAGAGCAAGGTAACCGCCTATGACGGCTGGAGCGGCACGGGCAGTCCGGTCGCGACGATTGTCCGCGGCCAAACGGTCATGAGGGACGGCAGAATCGTCAGCGGTCCTGTCGGCCGGCTGGTCAAGCCCCAGACAAAATCATAA
- the nfsA gene encoding oxygen-insensitive NADPH nitroreductase, with the protein MQTEVTQLMQSHRSIRRYTDEPIPEEVLADILACAQWAPSSHNVQAYSIIVIRSAEKKKQLAQYCGGQRWVENCPVFLVFCADFYRLKLACDMHGTDLAVDEVENLLVAAVDTALAAENTLVAARSHGLGGVMIGGIRNQPEEVARLLNLPPLTTPIMGMCLGYPDQDVAQKPRVPARGVIHEEEYRTEHLAEVLEEYEAISSAYYAQRTGGERAEGWTKQMADYLQKPRRPHLSAFLRQQGFPLK; encoded by the coding sequence TTGCAGACAGAGGTAACACAGTTGATGCAATCCCATCGGTCAATCCGCAGATACACGGATGAGCCGATTCCGGAAGAGGTATTGGCCGACATCCTGGCATGTGCGCAGTGGGCGCCGTCTTCCCATAATGTCCAAGCCTACAGCATCATCGTCATCCGCTCGGCGGAAAAGAAGAAACAGCTCGCCCAATATTGCGGGGGACAGAGATGGGTGGAGAACTGCCCGGTTTTCCTCGTCTTCTGCGCCGATTTTTATCGGCTGAAGCTGGCTTGCGACATGCACGGCACAGACCTGGCTGTCGACGAGGTGGAAAATCTGCTGGTGGCCGCTGTGGATACGGCATTGGCTGCGGAAAATACGTTGGTAGCGGCCCGGTCGCACGGGCTGGGCGGCGTGATGATCGGCGGTATTCGCAACCAGCCGGAGGAAGTGGCCCGCCTGCTCAATCTGCCGCCGCTGACGACGCCGATCATGGGCATGTGTCTCGGCTATCCTGATCAGGACGTGGCGCAGAAGCCGAGAGTGCCCGCCCGCGGCGTCATTCACGAAGAGGAATACAGGACCGAGCATTTGGCCGAGGTTCTGGAAGAGTATGAGGCAATCAGTTCTGCGTATTATGCGCAGCGGACCGGAGGGGAGCGCGCGGAGGGCTGGACAAAGCAGATGGCTGACTATCTGCAAAAGCCGCGCCGTCCGCATCTGTCCGCCTTTTTGCGGCAGCAGGGCTTTCCTTTGAAATAA
- the kynU gene encoding kynureninase, translating to MNGSLFLPSEAYALERDAADGLAHFRSEFYLPQKGIYLDGNSLGVMSVRAEQAVADVMDDWKRHGIDGWTEGERPWFYQAERLAEWMAPLVGAAADEVIVSGSTTVNLHQLAATFYQPVGKRTKILADELTFPSDLYALQSQLRLRGYDPDEHLVLVKSRDGRFLDEADIISSMTEEIALIVLPTVLYRSGQLLDIPLLTAEAHKRGIPIGFDGCHSVGVIPHRFQEWDVDFAYWCSYKYLNGGPGSVAALYVNRRHLGRMPGLAGWFGSDKEKQFDLGPVFTPASTAGAYQIGTPHILSMAPLLGALPMFAEAGIEAIREKSLQLTAYLMALLEAELAGYGFVIGNPREDERRGGHVSLEHPEAARICKALKANGVIPDFRAPHVIRLAPVPLYTSFHDVWSAVRRLKQIMEERSYEQFENRRGVIA from the coding sequence TTGAACGGTTCACTGTTTCTACCTTCTGAGGCGTATGCTCTCGAACGGGATGCAGCCGACGGCCTGGCTCATTTTCGCAGCGAATTTTACCTTCCGCAAAAAGGGATTTATCTGGACGGTAATTCGCTCGGAGTGATGTCAGTTCGCGCAGAGCAAGCAGTCGCGGATGTGATGGACGATTGGAAGCGCCACGGGATTGACGGCTGGACAGAGGGAGAGCGTCCCTGGTTTTATCAGGCGGAGAGGCTTGCGGAGTGGATGGCGCCGCTAGTCGGAGCGGCTGCTGATGAAGTAATTGTAAGCGGTTCCACGACTGTCAATCTGCATCAGCTAGCTGCTACTTTTTATCAGCCAGTCGGTAAACGAACCAAAATCCTGGCAGACGAGCTGACCTTTCCATCAGATTTGTACGCCTTGCAGAGCCAGTTGCGGCTCCGCGGATATGACCCGGATGAACATCTGGTTCTGGTCAAGAGCAGAGACGGACGTTTTTTGGATGAGGCGGACATCATCAGCAGCATGACGGAGGAAATCGCCTTGATTGTACTGCCCACTGTTCTGTATCGGAGCGGTCAGCTTTTGGATATTCCCCTGCTGACTGCGGAGGCGCACAAGCGCGGCATCCCCATCGGCTTTGACGGATGCCACTCGGTCGGCGTGATTCCCCACCGCTTCCAGGAGTGGGACGTGGATTTTGCCTACTGGTGCAGCTACAAATACCTAAACGGCGGACCGGGTAGCGTCGCAGCGCTCTACGTAAACCGCAGGCATCTCGGGCGCATGCCGGGCTTGGCCGGCTGGTTCGGCTCAGACAAGGAAAAACAGTTTGATCTGGGGCCGGTCTTCACTCCGGCTAGTACAGCGGGCGCCTACCAGATCGGCACGCCGCATATTCTCAGCATGGCTCCGTTGCTAGGCGCGCTGCCGATGTTCGCCGAAGCCGGAATCGAAGCGATCCGGGAAAAATCGCTGCAGCTAACCGCGTATCTAATGGCGCTGCTGGAAGCCGAGCTGGCCGGATACGGTTTTGTCATCGGCAATCCGCGGGAGGATGAGAGGAGAGGGGGGCATGTCAGTCTGGAGCATCCGGAGGCAGCCCGCATCTGCAAAGCGCTAAAGGCAAACGGAGTTATCCCCGACTTCCGTGCGCCCCACGTGATCCGTCTCGCTCCCGTGCCGCTGTACACCTCTTTCCATGATGTGTGGAGCGCCGTACGGAGACTGAAGCAGATTATGGAGGAGCGCAGCTATGAGCAGTTCGAGAACAGGCGCGGCGTGATCGCCTGA
- a CDS encoding Zn-dependent hydrolase, with translation MNQKRLEQTIRTFNQFGYSDNAVNRLAYTAAERQAVRGLAEMCLQAGMTVRMDAAGNLIARRPGSDPSLPAVACGSHLDSVIDAGQYDGVIGVAAGLEAVRSLNEQGIVTRHPIELICFTCEESSRFGVATIGSKAMAGILDQQAVGALRDRMGISFREALAECFLNFDKIGEAARKPGELKMFVELHIEQGPVLEQEEKPVGIVTGIAGPTRLQVRVQGKASHTGTTPMDRRHDAFLGAAEIGLALEQAAREEAAYGTVGTVGVCQITPGAMNVVPDAAELKIDIRGIHTASKQRVLEKLLLAFRQAEQKRGLRVAWSLLSDEEPVLLDEGVIGSLEESCRVLNIPYHKMPSGAGHDAMNMARLCPAGMIFVPSRDGLSHHRDEYTPPEQIGIGARLLEAMLKKWAVAEESHAGENTERVGESR, from the coding sequence ATGAACCAGAAGCGTTTAGAACAGACCATTCGCACATTCAATCAATTTGGCTACTCGGACAATGCTGTCAATCGATTGGCGTATACGGCAGCCGAGCGGCAGGCGGTTCGCGGACTGGCGGAAATGTGTCTGCAAGCAGGCATGACCGTACGGATGGACGCCGCGGGCAATCTGATCGCCAGACGACCGGGCTCCGATCCCTCACTGCCTGCTGTCGCCTGCGGTTCCCATCTGGATTCCGTCATCGACGCCGGGCAGTATGACGGCGTGATTGGCGTGGCGGCCGGTTTGGAGGCGGTGCGCTCGCTGAATGAGCAGGGAATCGTCACCCGCCATCCCATCGAGCTGATCTGCTTTACCTGTGAAGAATCCTCCCGTTTCGGGGTCGCCACCATCGGCAGCAAGGCGATGGCGGGCATTCTCGATCAGCAAGCGGTCGGCGCTTTGCGGGACCGGATGGGGATCTCCTTTCGTGAAGCCTTGGCGGAATGTTTTCTGAATTTTGACAAGATAGGCGAAGCGGCCCGGAAGCCAGGGGAGCTGAAAATGTTTGTGGAGCTCCATATCGAGCAGGGACCCGTTTTGGAGCAGGAGGAGAAGCCGGTGGGAATTGTCACCGGCATCGCGGGACCGACCCGGCTGCAGGTTCGCGTGCAGGGAAAAGCCTCCCATACCGGGACCACGCCGATGGATCGCAGGCATGACGCCTTTCTGGGGGCGGCCGAGATCGGGCTGGCATTGGAGCAGGCCGCACGGGAAGAGGCCGCTTACGGTACGGTGGGCACGGTCGGCGTCTGCCAAATCACCCCCGGTGCAATGAATGTCGTGCCGGATGCCGCCGAATTGAAAATCGATATTCGCGGCATCCATACGGCATCAAAGCAGCGAGTCTTGGAAAAGCTGCTGCTGGCCTTTCGCCAGGCTGAACAGAAAAGAGGGCTGCGCGTCGCGTGGAGCCTCCTGAGCGACGAAGAGCCTGTGCTCCTGGACGAAGGCGTCATCGGCTCGCTCGAAGAAAGCTGCCGGGTGCTGAACATCCCGTATCATAAGATGCCGAGCGGCGCCGGACATGACGCGATGAACATGGCGAGGCTTTGCCCGGCAGGGATGATTTTCGTGCCCTCTCGGGATGGGCTTAGCCACCACAGGGACGAGTACACGCCGCCCGAACAGATCGGGATCGGAGCGCGTCTGCTCGAAGCGATGCTAAAAAAATGGGCGGTGGCCGAGGAGAGTCATGCAGGGGAGAATACGGAGCGAGTGGGGGAGAGCAGATGA
- a CDS encoding CapA family protein, translating to MGKSHGGKQMSFAATGDSFITRRLPSRGAEGFREVAALLSQAEFRFTNLEVTAHRFEGFPFAFSGGTWAIAPPEVLTDLQAYGFNIMAWANNHTMDYGYGGLEATRRYLDQYGIAHAGVGLNLAEASQPTYLECPGGRVALIAATSTFHESWAAGEQRPDMAGRPGVNPLRYTTTYHLPEEALGHLQEIAGMIPINAEHNLNVKEGFAVDPQDGGVRFGSYLFRPGSEASCTTAPLEKDWQRIRRAISEARRQSDYVVVSIHSHEMSGEDKKKAAMFLETFSRRCIDEGADAVIGHGPHVLRGIEIYRNRPIFYSLGNFIFQNETVSRLPADFYEKYGLGHEHGVADALDTRKENNTKGLGVNPYVWESVIPLWKMEGGELTEIALHPVELGFGRPRYERGWPVLSGRTEILEHLQKLSQPYGTKIVIDGNVGRVRLS from the coding sequence ATGGGGAAATCGCACGGAGGAAAGCAGATGAGTTTTGCCGCGACGGGAGACAGTTTTATTACGCGGAGACTGCCCTCCCGAGGGGCGGAGGGGTTTCGGGAGGTAGCCGCTCTGCTTTCACAGGCCGAATTTCGCTTTACCAATCTGGAGGTGACGGCCCACCGATTCGAAGGCTTTCCTTTTGCCTTCAGCGGGGGCACCTGGGCGATTGCACCCCCGGAGGTATTGACCGATCTGCAGGCATACGGGTTCAATATCATGGCCTGGGCCAATAACCATACGATGGATTACGGGTATGGCGGGCTGGAGGCTACGCGCCGCTATCTGGATCAGTACGGGATCGCCCACGCCGGGGTCGGGCTGAATCTGGCCGAAGCGAGCCAGCCGACCTACCTCGAGTGCCCGGGCGGTCGGGTGGCGCTGATCGCGGCCACCTCCACCTTTCATGAATCTTGGGCGGCGGGGGAACAGCGGCCCGACATGGCTGGCCGCCCGGGGGTGAATCCGCTGCGCTACACCACCACCTATCACCTGCCCGAAGAGGCGCTCGGCCATTTGCAGGAAATCGCGGGGATGATCCCGATCAACGCAGAGCACAACCTGAACGTGAAGGAGGGCTTCGCCGTCGATCCGCAGGACGGCGGCGTGCGGTTTGGCAGCTATCTGTTTCGGCCGGGAAGCGAGGCGAGCTGCACCACAGCCCCGTTGGAAAAGGATTGGCAGCGGATCAGGCGCGCGATCAGCGAGGCGCGCCGCCAATCCGACTATGTCGTGGTCAGTATCCATTCGCATGAAATGAGCGGGGAAGACAAGAAGAAGGCGGCCATGTTTCTTGAGACTTTCTCGCGCAGGTGCATCGACGAGGGAGCCGATGCCGTCATCGGCCATGGCCCGCATGTGCTGAGAGGCATCGAGATCTACAGAAATCGGCCCATCTTCTACAGCCTGGGCAACTTCATTTTTCAAAATGAAACCGTCAGCCGTCTTCCGGCGGACTTCTATGAAAAATACGGCCTGGGGCATGAACACGGCGTGGCCGACGCATTGGATACGCGGAAGGAAAACAACACAAAAGGCCTCGGCGTCAATCCGTATGTCTGGGAATCGGTTATCCCGCTCTGGAAAATGGAGGGCGGGGAGCTGACGGAGATTGCGCTTCATCCTGTCGAGCTTGGGTTCGGGAGGCCCCGCTATGAGCGGGGATGGCCGGTGCTCTCAGGACGCACGGAGATTCTGGAGCATTTGCAGAAGCTGAGTCAGCCGTACGGGACCAAAATCGTCATCGACGGAAATGTGGGAAGAGTGCGATTGTCCTGA
- the kynB gene encoding arylformamidase: MAWIDISRPLATGAPTWPGDTPYCYEVSWPKSESGSVNVGKLTTSLHTGTHVDAPYHFADDGEKIIDLPIDLYIGPARVLDVSHMASVGAEDMAAFDLRGVTRLLLRTGSWRDPHQFPAKITHLRPDLAPFLAQRGIRLIGVDTPSVDPLDSKEMAAHHALHAHRIQIVEGLLLDHVEPGDYELIALPLPLIEADGSPVRAVLRKSPQSPRDPASAT, translated from the coding sequence ATGGCATGGATTGATATTTCTCGTCCGCTCGCGACCGGAGCGCCGACCTGGCCGGGGGATACGCCGTACTGCTATGAGGTCAGCTGGCCCAAATCGGAAAGCGGCTCAGTCAATGTCGGCAAGCTGACGACAAGCCTCCACACGGGCACGCATGTGGATGCGCCGTATCATTTTGCCGATGACGGGGAGAAAATTATCGATTTGCCGATCGATTTGTACATCGGGCCTGCGAGAGTGCTGGATGTATCGCATATGGCGAGCGTCGGGGCAGAAGATATGGCCGCCTTTGATCTGAGGGGAGTGACCCGCCTGTTGCTTCGTACCGGCTCATGGCGGGACCCGCACCAGTTTCCCGCAAAGATCACGCATCTGCGACCCGATCTGGCCCCTTTCCTGGCGCAGCGGGGGATACGCCTGATCGGAGTGGATACCCCTTCGGTCGATCCGCTGGACAGCAAAGAGATGGCAGCCCATCACGCGCTCCATGCTCACCGGATACAGATAGTGGAGGGGCTTTTGCTTGATCATGTCGAGCCGGGGGATTACGAGCTGATCGCCCTGCCTCTGCCTTTAATTGAAGCCGACGGCAGCCCGGTCCGGGCGGTACTGCGCAAAAGCCCGCAATCACCCCGGGACCCTGCCTCGGCGACATGA
- a CDS encoding dihydroorotate dehydrogenase electron transfer subunit, producing the protein MKQMHMRILSNQQVSDRYWHMVVDAAGLDAEVMPGQFFNIRCSGETYPLLRRPFSIYRINRNERTLEFLYLVKGLGTKRLTERKAGETVDIFGPLGRSFELQDGWKTVLLVARGVGIATLTALAQDAAEKGIRAAAILSARSRNDLLAAETLQGFGAHVYKVTEENGNSDVESVHRLIEQILAEHKIDAAFTCGSKRLSRLLRDVTASRGIPAQIALEEHMGCAMGVCFACVCDVREGEALKTVRVCKEGPVFPLEKVVLA; encoded by the coding sequence ATGAAGCAGATGCACATGAGGATTCTGTCCAATCAGCAGGTGAGTGATCGTTATTGGCACATGGTGGTCGATGCTGCGGGTCTGGATGCCGAGGTAATGCCCGGACAGTTTTTTAACATCCGCTGTTCCGGGGAAACCTATCCGCTGCTTCGCCGGCCGTTCAGCATTTATCGCATCAACCGAAACGAGCGGACGCTGGAATTCCTCTATCTGGTCAAAGGGCTGGGCACCAAGCGGCTGACGGAGCGAAAAGCGGGGGAGACGGTGGACATCTTCGGCCCGCTCGGACGTTCTTTTGAGCTGCAGGACGGCTGGAAAACCGTGCTCTTGGTCGCCAGAGGCGTGGGCATTGCCACGCTCACGGCCCTGGCCCAGGATGCCGCCGAAAAAGGTATCCGCGCTGCTGCGATTCTCAGCGCCCGTTCGCGCAATGACTTGCTGGCGGCAGAAACGCTCCAGGGCTTCGGCGCACACGTCTACAAAGTGACCGAGGAGAACGGAAACAGCGACGTCGAGTCGGTGCATCGACTGATCGAGCAAATACTGGCCGAACATAAGATCGACGCCGCCTTTACCTGCGGATCCAAACGGCTCTCCCGCCTGCTTCGGGACGTGACCGCCTCCCGCGGGATTCCCGCCCAGATCGCGCTGGAAGAGCATATGGGCTGCGCGATGGGGGTATGCTTTGCCTGCGTCTGCGATGTGCGTGAGGGAGAAGCGCTCAAGACCGTGCGCGTTTGCAAGGAAGGTCCTGTATTCCCGCTGGAAAAGGTGGTGCTCGCATGA
- a CDS encoding TetR/AcrR family transcriptional regulator: MRSQQTRQKLLEAAKEVFQEEGFHKATISQIIKRAKTGYGTAYVHFTGKDDLLIVLMEDVMASFYSIAELPFTPATREEAEQLIQHQTLSFLQLAESEHQMLQVLGEAIGVSLSAQAKWTEIRERFISRIAQDIGYSQSRKLARGALDAELVARGWFYSHEMYLWDIVHRRHQSTLEEIAKTLTAIYTGGLYA, encoded by the coding sequence ATGCGTTCGCAACAGACGCGGCAAAAGCTGCTGGAGGCAGCCAAAGAGGTTTTTCAGGAGGAAGGCTTTCACAAGGCCACCATCTCACAAATCATTAAACGGGCAAAAACCGGATACGGGACCGCTTACGTGCATTTTACCGGAAAGGACGATCTCTTGATCGTACTGATGGAAGACGTGATGGCCTCTTTTTACAGCATCGCAGAGCTGCCTTTTACACCGGCCACGCGCGAAGAGGCCGAGCAGCTGATCCAGCATCAGACGCTCTCGTTTTTGCAGTTGGCCGAATCTGAACATCAGATGCTGCAGGTACTCGGAGAAGCGATCGGTGTCTCTCTTTCCGCGCAGGCCAAATGGACGGAAATCCGCGAACGGTTTATCAGCCGCATCGCTCAGGATATCGGCTATTCGCAAAGCCGCAAATTGGCTCGGGGGGCTCTCGACGCCGAATTGGTCGCACGCGGCTGGTTTTACTCACATGAAATGTACTTATGGGATATCGTCCACAGAAGGCATCAGTCCACTCTGGAGGAGATCGCGAAAACACTGACAGCGATTTATACCGGAGGGTTGTACGCATGA
- a CDS encoding tryptophan 2,3-dioxygenase family protein, translated as MNRELTDYEKYIRTEELLRLQKNDDQLACADELTFQVIHQIAELHFKLIMQYLGLAKEAMKRGEAEAASGQLRRVNLHLKHLPEIFSLVKVITPRDYHTIRLALGRGSGQDSPGFNQILQTGPALWEPFQQLMDEKGVDSLALLKDPAAHPALYRLQQELLQFDEGFQSFRYYHLQLVRRMIGLETNSLKGVPAQALQKGVRHEFYPVLWKAISELTDWTGSSYGAKPLGE; from the coding sequence TTGAACAGAGAGCTGACCGATTACGAGAAGTACATTCGGACGGAAGAGCTGCTGCGTCTGCAAAAGAACGACGATCAATTGGCGTGCGCCGATGAACTCACCTTTCAGGTGATTCATCAGATCGCAGAGCTTCACTTCAAGCTGATTATGCAGTATCTGGGACTGGCAAAAGAGGCGATGAAGAGGGGAGAGGCAGAGGCGGCGAGCGGGCAGCTTCGCCGTGTCAATCTTCACCTGAAGCATCTGCCGGAGATCTTTTCGCTGGTGAAAGTGATAACACCGCGGGATTACCATACCATTCGGCTCGCACTCGGAAGGGGCAGCGGACAGGATTCGCCGGGCTTTAATCAAATCCTGCAGACAGGCCCTGCGTTATGGGAGCCTTTCCAGCAGTTGATGGACGAAAAAGGGGTCGATTCGCTGGCGCTGCTGAAAGATCCCGCCGCCCATCCCGCCCTGTACCGCTTGCAGCAGGAGTTGCTGCAGTTTGACGAGGGCTTTCAGAGCTTTCGCTACTATCATCTCCAGCTCGTTCGCCGCATGATCGGACTGGAGACGAACAGTCTGAAGGGAGTGCCGGCGCAAGCGCTGCAAAAAGGAGTGCGGCATGAGTTTTACCCCGTGCTGTGGAAGGCGATCAGCGAGCTGACCGACTGGACCGGCTCCAGTTATGGCGCAAAACCGCTCGGCGAATGA